The sequence GATCGAAGCCGCCGACCCGCTCCAGCGCCTCGCGCCGGAACAGCAGTGTCGGAGCCGGGGCGCCTGGCTTGCGATTGAGGAACACATCCTCGAAGTCCAGTCGGCGCTGCGGCGGCACGCGGTCCTTGTCGCCAGGCCGTCCCTCTCCATCGATGATCCGGATGCCTCCCGCGCAGATCCCCACCTCCGGCTTGTCCGCCATGTAGGCGACCTGCGTGGCGATGCGCTCGGACAGCATGATGTCGTCCGAACCGAAAGGTGCGATCAGGCTCCCCTTCGCCCGTGCGATGGTGTCGTTGAGGGTTCTCGAGAGCCCCTGGTTGGCCTGGGCGCGAAAATCGAAGCCATGAACCGCCTGCAATGCCTGGATACGCGCCACGCTATCGTCGCGCGAGCCATCGTCCACCACCAGCAGCTCGATGTTCGGGTAGCTCTGCCCCAGCACGCTGAGAATGCTCTCCTCGATGTAGGGGGCATGGTTGTAGGAAGCGATGATCACGCTTACCAGCGGCTGCTGGCCATTGCTCATGGAAGACATGCAGTAGGACTCAGAATGGATTTAGCCGGGCCCAGAACTCCCGCCAGGGGGTCAGGGGCTCGGGCGACGGCCAGGGCTCTTCTAGCACTTTCATGAGGTGCTCGGCCAGCCGTAGATGGGAAAGGTGCCGTTCGGTGAAATGCCGTCCGTTCTCGGCAATGGTCCGCGCCAGTTCGGGGTCCTGGCGTAGCCGGACCAGATGCCCGCGCAACTCCTCGACGCTGGAATAGAGCAGCAGGTGAACGCCATCCTCCAGGCCTATGGCCGGTTCCTCGCGGCCCTGGCGCCAGGCCAGCAGAACGCATCCACAGGCCATCGCCTCGAAGTTCTTCGCCATGTACTCGTTCAGCCCGACATCGGCACTGACGAAGTAGCGTATGCGGTTCAGCATCTGCCGGTAGGGCTCGCCGGGTGGCGTTCGCAGCAACTGCAGCGCGTCCTCGGCGGCCAGGCGATCCAGAAGGCGCTTGCGCTCCTGGTAGGCGGCGCTCGCGGTCCGGCCGATGAAACCCAGCTCGATGTCCCGCTCCAGGTGCTCGGAG is a genomic window of Pseudomonas resinovorans NBRC 106553 containing:
- a CDS encoding glycosyltransferase, which translates into the protein MKVLALSSAGREPDFSRVYEHLGGQLDLDLKILDKEAQRDLRGTLRQVDLATYDRVLVDLHFKNIRRQTRFLRRIPGLLIYEEDACQNYLETSRWRGCFSRFYRALPNARIVVTGASVAERLTREGFNVHFIPKGYDPQVIFSEHLERDIELGFIGRTASAAYQERKRLLDRLAAEDALQLLRTPPGEPYRQMLNRIRYFVSADVGLNEYMAKNFEAMACGCVLLAWRQGREEPAIGLEDGVHLLLYSSVEELRGHLVRLRQDPELARTIAENGRHFTERHLSHLRLAEHLMKVLEEPWPSPEPLTPWREFWARLNPF
- a CDS encoding glycosyltransferase, whose product is MSNGQQPLVSVIIASYNHAPYIEESILSVLGQSYPNIELLVVDDGSRDDSVARIQALQAVHGFDFRAQANQGLSRTLNDTIARAKGSLIAPFGSDDIMLSERIATQVAYMADKPEVGICAGGIRIIDGEGRPGDKDRVPPQRRLDFEDVFLNRKPGAPAPTLLFRREALERVGGFDPEVRLEDLMIELKITRAGYFIDILGEPLALYRVHGSNTYKNYRFMVENVLRTYERFSDHPDYARVCAQFRNSMLLKCAGVDPELARTLLRDIPLRAWNMKTLRGLLRMLFRRG